The following proteins come from a genomic window of Plectropomus leopardus isolate mb chromosome 11, YSFRI_Pleo_2.0, whole genome shotgun sequence:
- the LOC121949693 gene encoding hyaluronidase-4 produces the protein MPVVPAGGTSSSHHVVPVALTCSWLLLLFHAAFGQKPAKLPLIGRKPFIAAWNAPLDMCTIKYNITTNADRLFHIHGSPRADWTGQNVTIFYANRLGYYPHYTPQGTAVHGGLPQNCSLDQHLFKAYEDINHFIPSEDFRGLAVIDWEFWRPQWSRNWHKKDIYRRKSRELTAKAYVNVTAAQIEELARRRFEKSAKAFMQRTIQLGIRLRPNGLWGFYLYPDCHNYNLHEQNYTGFCPLLERLRNDELMWLWNSSTALFPSVAIRKSHTNSISNLHFSQHRIRESLRIASLTSKEYDLPTYVYLRLGYRDEALAFLTMKDLIHTIGESAALGAAGFVIWGDLNLTSSKHNCTKVKTFLSHRLGQYITNVTRAAEVCSEFLCQGNGRCVRRDPLAQHYLHLSASSYHIQPANDGDFAVSGWHSQYELELLTERFRCHCYEGHEGERCDSINKVKEDDGPWREEEEDEQERRRTEWEDEQGERWEGRESEAPPTGCSLRLMVLMLLLNLSLIKTVS, from the exons ATGCCTGTGGTGCCAGCGGGCGGGACATCTTCCTCCCACCACGTTGTACCTGTCGCCCTCACCTGCTCCTGGCTGCTTCTGCTCTTCCACGCCGCCTTCGGTCAGAAACCCGCCAAgctgcctctgattggccggAAGCCTTTTATCGCCGCCTGGAACGCTCCGCTGGACATGTGCACCATCAAGTACAACATCACCACCAACGCTGACCGCCTCTTCCACATCCACGGGAGCCCACGAGCCGATTGGACGGGGCAGAATGTCACCATCTTCTACGCCAACAGGCTGGGCTACTACCCCCACTACACGCCGCAGGGCACCGCTGTGCACGGCGGCCTGCCGCAGAACTGCAGCCTGGACCAGCACCTGTTCAAGGCCTACGAGGACATCAACCACTTCATCCCGTCAGAGGACTTCCGCGGCCTGGCCGTCATCGACTGGGAGTTCTGGCGGCCTCAGTGGAGCCGAAACTGGCACAAGAAGGACATCTACCGCCGCAAGTCAAGAGAGCTTACGGCCAAGGCGTATGTCAACGTGACGGCGGCGCAGATAGAGGAGCTGGCCCGGCGCCGGTTTGAAAAGAGCGCCAAGGCGTTCATGCAGAGGACTATCCAGCTGGGGATACGCCTTCGCCCCAACGGCCTCTGGGGTTTCTACCTCTACCCCGACTGCCACAATTACAACCTGCACGAGCAGAACTACACGGGCTTCTGCCCCCTGCTGGAGCGGCTGAGGAACGACGAGCTGATGTGGCTGTGGAACAGCAGCACGGCGCTCTTCCCGTCCGTGGCGATCAGGAAAAGTCACACCAACAGCATCAGCAACCTGCACTTCTCCCAGCACAGGATCCGAGAGTCGCTCCGCATCGCCTCGCTGACCTCCAAGGAGTACGACCTCCCCACCTACGTGTACCTGCGGCTGGGCTACCGAGACGAGGCGCTGGCCTTCCTCACCATG AAAGACTTGATCCACACCATCGGGGAGAGTGCTGCTCTGGGAGCTGCAGGGTTCGTCATCTGGGGGGACCTGAACCTGACCTCATCCAAG CATAACTGCACCAAGGTGAAAACCTTCCTGAGCCACCGCCTCGGCCAGTACATCACCAACGTGACGCGAGCCGCCGAGGTCTGCAGCGAATTCCTGTGCCAGGGGAATGGCCGCTGCGTCCGCCGAGACCCCCTCGCCCAACATTACCTCCACCTGAGTGCCTCCAGCTACCACATCCAGCCCGCCAACGACGGGGACTTCGCCGTCTCCGGATGGCACTCGCAGTACGAGCTGGAGCTGCTGACGGAGAGGTTTCGCTGCCACTGTTACGAGGGCCATGAAGGCGAGCGCTGCGACAGCATCAACAAAGTGAAGGAGGACGACGGGCcgtggagggaggaggaggaggacgagcaggagaggaggaggacggagtGGGAGGACGAGCAGGGTGAACGGTGGGAGGGCAGGGAGAGTGAGGCGCCGCCGACCGGCTGCAGCCTCCGCCTGATGGTGCTGATGCTCCTGTTGAACTTATCGCTGATAAAGACGGTCTCATGA
- the LOC121949696 gene encoding hyaluronidase PH-20-like yields MKASSFLSFVALCIIGSITTIPALPPTEPPLIHDHPFVVIWNAPTEHCRQLRIPLDTAAFQAVTTPAAAPGQFLTIFYEDRLGLYPKVDSAKRKRYRGGVPQNGNLTEHLAKARGQIDHYISQDSSPGLAVIDWESWRPLWDQNWGSKRIYKKLSIARALQMAPFLSSREISELAKSQFQLAGRRFMEKTISLGIGERPSRRWGFYLFPDCHNYGWEKPNYTGKCSTKTKKQNDQMLWLWERSTALFPSIYLHLNLRNSPKASLFVRNRVQEALRVATLPKRPYTMPIYVYSRPLYRDQTEKFQSKTDLVSTVGESAALGASGVVMWGGSKDYNNKAACQSLSEYLTSTFDPYIANVTAAAMLCSEVLCQQRGRCVRKNYNSAHYLHLNPAYFSILRADRKYVAIGVPSAADLKAWAENFTCQCYAGQSCSPKLSQPTKIKLIWV; encoded by the exons ATGAAGGCCTCGTCCTTCTTGTCCTTTGTCGCCCTCTGTATCATCGGATCTATCACCACCATCCCAGCACTGCCTCCCACCGAGCCGCCGCTCATTCACGACCACCCCTTTGTGGTCATATGGAACGCCCCCACCGAGCACTGTCGCCAACTACGCATCCCTCTGGACACCGCAGCCTTCCAGGCGGTGACCACGCCCGCCGCAGCACCCGGTCAGTTCCTAACCATCTTCTACGAGGACCGCCTCGGCCTCTACCCTAAAGTCGATAGCGCCAAGCGCAAGCGCTATAGAGGCGGAGTCCCCCAGAACGGCAACCTGACGGAGCATCTGGCCAAGGCCCGGGGTCAAATCGATCACTACATCTCCCAGGATTCCTCTCCGGGGCTGGCGGTCATCGACTGGGAGTCCTGGCGCCCCCTGTGGGACCAGAACTGGGGATCAAAACGTATTTACAAGAAGCTGTCCATCGCTCGTGCCCTGCAGATGGCCCCATTTTTGTCATCGAGGGAAATTTCCGAACTGGCCAAAAGCCAGTTTCAGCTAGCCGGGCGGCGCTTTATGGAGAAGACCATCAGCCTCGGCATTGGCGAGCGTCCGAGCCGCCGCTGGGGTTTCTACCTGTTCCCCGACTGCCACAACTACGGCTGGGAGAAGCCCAACTACACCGGGAAGTGCTCCACGAAGACCAAGAAGCAAAACGACCAGATGCTGTGGCTGTGGGAGCGCAGCACCGCCCTCTTCCCCTCCATCTATCTCCACCTGAACCTGAGAAACTCCCCGAAAGCCTCGCTGTTCGTCCGCAACCGAGTCCAGGAGGCCTTGAGGGTGGCCACGCTGCCGAAACGCCCTTACACAATGCCGATCTACGTCTACTCCAGGCCACTATACCGAGACCAGACCGAGAAGTTCCAGAGCAAG ACGGACCTGGTGAGCACTGTGGGAGAGTCTGCGGCTCTGGGAGCTTCAGGGGTCGTGATGTGGGGAGGAAGCAAAGACTACAACAACAAG GCGGCCTGTCAGTCTTTGTCCGAGTACCTGACGTCCACATTCGACCCGTACATCGCCAACGTGACGGCGGCCGCCATGCTCTGCAGCGAGGTTTTGTGCCAACAGAGAGGCCGCTGCGTCAGGAAGAACTACAACTCCGCCCACTACCTGCACCTGAACCCCGCCTACTTCAGCATCCTGCGGGCCGACAGGAAGTACGTGGCCATCGGTGTTCCCTCCGCCGCCGACCTGAAGGCCTGGGCCGAAAACTTCACCTGCCAGTGCTACGCGGGGCAGAGCTGTTCGCCCAAACTGTCTCAACCGACCAAAATCAAACTCATCTGGGTTTAA